A genomic window from Candidatus Methylacidiphilum fumarolicum includes:
- the proS gene encoding proline--tRNA ligase has translation MNLRKEFAISPTRNEDFPEWYQQVVSAADLAENSEVRGCMIIKPWGYALWERIQKELDQRIKATGHKNVYFPLFIPLEYLQREAEHVEGFAKECAVVTHHRLEKGPDGKLHPASPLAEPLVIRPTSETIIGAAFSRWIQSYRDLPLLINQWANVVRWEMRPRLFLRTTEFLWQEGHTAHATREEAKEEALFILKLYEEFMRAYLALPVITGEKPESERFPGADNTFTLEALVQDRKAVQVGTSHFLGQNFSKANNIRFLDSQGKMEFAWTSSWGVSTRLIGTLIMAHGDDNGLVLPPTVSPIQVVILPLFKKEEEKTKVLDVVNFLAEEIKKLSFAAEPIRVEIDKREIGGGVKSWEWIKKGVPLRIEIGSQEVSSGLITLKRRDKGVKEKEQLPAHVFLEKLPQLLSEIQEAIYSRAENFLKQNTRLIDTKEEFYEFFASKDSKGNELSGGFAYAHWDGSRETEEKLKEDLKITIRCIPWDPQNTPGICPFSGRPSKGRVLFAKAY, from the coding sequence ATGAATTTAAGAAAAGAGTTTGCCATTTCTCCTACGCGAAACGAGGATTTTCCTGAATGGTATCAACAAGTTGTTTCAGCGGCTGATCTTGCAGAAAATTCTGAAGTGCGTGGATGCATGATTATAAAACCATGGGGTTATGCCTTATGGGAGAGAATTCAAAAAGAGTTAGATCAGCGGATCAAAGCGACGGGTCATAAAAATGTGTATTTCCCTCTTTTTATTCCACTGGAATACCTTCAAAGAGAAGCTGAACATGTGGAAGGCTTTGCAAAAGAATGTGCTGTAGTGACCCATCACCGGTTGGAGAAAGGGCCAGATGGAAAACTTCATCCTGCTTCCCCCCTGGCAGAGCCATTGGTCATTAGGCCGACTTCAGAGACTATTATAGGGGCTGCCTTTTCAAGATGGATTCAATCCTACCGAGATCTCCCTTTACTAATCAACCAATGGGCTAATGTGGTTCGGTGGGAGATGCGGCCGAGGCTTTTTTTAAGAACCACTGAATTTCTTTGGCAAGAAGGACATACGGCGCATGCGACTAGAGAAGAAGCAAAAGAAGAAGCCCTTTTTATACTGAAGCTCTATGAGGAGTTTATGCGGGCTTATTTAGCTTTACCTGTGATTACAGGAGAGAAACCAGAGAGTGAAAGATTTCCTGGGGCTGACAATACCTTTACTCTGGAAGCTTTAGTACAAGACAGAAAGGCGGTACAAGTCGGCACTTCCCATTTTCTTGGGCAAAACTTTTCGAAAGCCAACAACATTCGGTTTCTTGATAGTCAGGGGAAAATGGAGTTTGCGTGGACATCAAGTTGGGGAGTAAGCACCAGGCTTATTGGGACACTGATTATGGCGCATGGAGACGATAATGGGTTGGTGCTCCCACCAACGGTTTCTCCCATTCAAGTGGTTATTCTGCCACTGTTTAAAAAGGAAGAGGAAAAGACAAAGGTTTTGGATGTTGTCAACTTCCTTGCTGAGGAAATAAAAAAATTGAGTTTTGCTGCTGAACCCATACGAGTCGAAATTGACAAAAGAGAAATTGGAGGAGGGGTAAAATCCTGGGAGTGGATTAAGAAAGGAGTTCCCCTACGGATAGAAATAGGTTCTCAGGAAGTCTCCTCTGGGTTAATTACTCTAAAAAGAAGGGATAAAGGGGTGAAAGAAAAGGAACAGCTACCAGCTCATGTGTTTTTGGAAAAGCTGCCACAACTGCTTTCTGAAATTCAAGAGGCAATTTATTCTAGAGCTGAGAATTTTCTTAAGCAAAATACTAGGCTAATAGACACTAAAGAAGAATTTTATGAATTTTTTGCTTCCAAAGATTCCAAGGGAAACGAGCTATCTGGTGGATTTGCTTATGCCCATTGGGATGGATCAAGGGAAACAGAAGAAAAGCTTAAGGAAGATCTTAAAATCACTATTAGATGTATTCCTTGGGATCCTCAGAACACTCCAGGGATCTGCCCTTTTTCTGGGCGTCCAAGCAAGGGACGAGTCCTTTTTGCAAAAGCCTATTAG
- a CDS encoding YgaP family membrane protein: protein MSIERKVRALAGSLVIISLLLSLVSKWWLLLTAFVGLNLFQSAFSGFCPAEMVLKKLEEKKATTSHKEAHS from the coding sequence ATGAGTATCGAAAGAAAAGTGAGAGCCTTAGCTGGGAGTCTTGTGATTATCAGTTTATTGCTTTCTTTAGTGAGCAAGTGGTGGCTTCTGCTTACTGCTTTTGTTGGCTTGAATTTGTTTCAATCAGCTTTTAGCGGATTTTGCCCCGCAGAAATGGTTTTGAAGAAGCTCGAAGAAAAGAAGGCAACCACTTCTCATAAAGAAGCCCATTCTTAA
- the gatC gene encoding Asp-tRNA(Asn)/Glu-tRNA(Gln) amidotransferase subunit GatC, with amino-acid sequence MEKPSIDIQYVADLARISLNEEEKKMFGEQFASILGYIEKLKELNIDDVVLKGEEEGFKNNLREDLPQEGLATEDVLRNAPHHANNLFIVPKIIE; translated from the coding sequence ATGGAAAAGCCATCGATAGATATTCAGTATGTTGCTGACCTAGCAAGAATATCTCTTAATGAGGAAGAAAAGAAGATGTTTGGCGAGCAATTTGCATCCATTCTTGGCTACATTGAAAAGCTCAAAGAGCTAAATATTGACGATGTGGTATTGAAAGGAGAAGAAGAAGGTTTTAAAAATAATCTTCGAGAAGATCTTCCTCAAGAAGGATTAGCCACAGAGGATGTTTTACGCAATGCTCCTCATCATGCCAATAACCTTTTTATTGTACCAAAGATAATCGAGTGA
- a CDS encoding efflux RND transporter permease subunit: MAETEIVHHSGNWAGRFIKFFAHSKITPLLILASILLGSFALYQLPREEEPQIIVPIFDVFVSMPGASPQEVEKRIVTNGERIFWQISGVEYVYSTAAPNGALFIVRFKVGEDMEKSLIKLYTKIYSNLDYLPPGASTPLIKTRSIDDVPILALTFYSLNRSPIELRKIVANLRDSINHLADVSETTIIGGRKRQFQIFFDPAKIAKRLLSPQEIFNLVLQTNIRMPSGHIETEPKLIDVEPNSFILSKEDLENLVVGVSQGQVVYLKDVANIVDGPDQEEKEVSLLPGPAWDEKEKLSGEVPAVTLSLAKRKGSNATFLANKILSTIKELQGKILPEDVHYVITRNYGETAADKSNELLKHMGIAIVGVSILIWFALGFRAALVVIIAIPTTLALTLLTFHLFGFTINRVTLFALIFTIGILVDDPIVGIENIVRHIHLASNRGKLLLNIVIGAMEEIVSPLILATMAVIAAILPMAFVGGLMGPYMRPIPIGASAAMIFSMLVSLSVTPWAAHLLLKNIREAKDKGEDLLTRIYRTIMSPLIYNGFIRFLFLLLLLALLLGSIALIPLKVVRAKMLPFDNKNEFQIILNMPEGTPVEKTREVLEQMAKVALNIKEVKNVEIQAGTHSPYNFNGLVRHYFLRENPYQGDLQVNLVDKHKRKRQSHEIAESIRKEINAIAWKEKAHAQVAEVPPGPPVLSTLVLEVYGPDFKERRALALKLEQLFRDTAGITDIATYEEADRPLEKLDIDIVKSSLNGISSELIAQSITTALHGSSPGLAHLQDEPEPVDIIVRLPKEDRSTDNPFLSISLLSRFMRLIPIDHLVTKVLGYQNLSIYHKNLMPVSYVLADVTNEVGSPVYAIIDFQKKLEKITGPDGKPLEILFTHQPINPLAWGVKWDGEWQVTYEVFRDLGTAFAIVLVLIFILVVGWFQSFKTPWAVMLPIPLSLVGILPAHWLTGMFFTATSMIGMIAGAGIVVRNAIILVDFIELRLAHGDKLEEAVIEAGAVRFRPMLLTASSVIVGSSVILFDPIFQGMALSLMAGEIASTILSRTAVPVFYYLIMKKHKGGEKEKPLSRPAEAKA; the protein is encoded by the coding sequence ATGGCAGAAACTGAAATCGTTCACCATTCAGGAAATTGGGCGGGCCGATTCATTAAATTTTTTGCCCATTCGAAAATAACTCCCCTATTAATATTAGCTTCTATTCTTTTAGGAAGTTTTGCGCTCTACCAACTGCCTAGAGAAGAAGAACCGCAAATCATCGTGCCTATTTTCGACGTTTTCGTTTCAATGCCTGGAGCCAGCCCTCAGGAAGTGGAAAAAAGAATTGTTACCAATGGAGAAAGGATATTTTGGCAAATTTCTGGAGTCGAATACGTCTATTCTACAGCGGCTCCTAATGGTGCCCTCTTCATCGTTAGGTTCAAGGTAGGCGAAGATATGGAAAAGAGTTTAATCAAGCTCTATACCAAAATTTATTCTAACCTTGACTACCTACCTCCTGGTGCTTCCACTCCATTGATTAAAACAAGGTCTATAGACGACGTGCCTATCCTTGCGTTAACCTTTTATAGCCTCAATCGTTCTCCTATTGAATTAAGAAAAATCGTAGCCAATCTCAGAGACAGCATCAATCATCTCGCCGATGTCTCCGAAACAACAATAATTGGAGGAAGGAAAAGACAATTCCAAATCTTCTTTGATCCTGCTAAAATTGCTAAAAGACTGCTTTCTCCTCAGGAAATTTTCAATCTCGTCCTTCAAACCAACATCCGAATGCCTTCAGGGCACATCGAAACCGAACCGAAACTCATCGATGTGGAACCAAATTCTTTTATTCTCTCAAAAGAAGATTTAGAAAATCTTGTTGTGGGGGTTAGCCAAGGACAGGTCGTTTATTTAAAAGATGTGGCTAATATCGTGGATGGGCCTGATCAAGAAGAAAAAGAGGTCAGTCTCTTACCTGGTCCTGCTTGGGATGAAAAAGAGAAGCTTTCTGGAGAAGTACCCGCCGTCACCCTTTCCCTAGCAAAAAGAAAGGGATCCAATGCTACCTTTCTGGCTAATAAAATCCTAAGCACAATCAAAGAACTACAAGGCAAGATACTTCCTGAAGATGTCCATTATGTCATAACAAGAAATTATGGAGAAACTGCAGCCGATAAATCTAATGAACTTCTCAAACACATGGGCATAGCTATCGTCGGAGTTAGTATCCTCATTTGGTTTGCCCTTGGGTTTAGAGCTGCACTGGTCGTCATCATTGCTATTCCAACAACGCTTGCTTTAACCTTATTAACCTTCCATTTATTCGGTTTTACGATCAACCGGGTCACCCTCTTTGCCCTTATTTTTACTATCGGAATCCTCGTCGATGATCCTATTGTCGGTATCGAAAATATCGTTCGCCATATCCACTTAGCTTCTAACAGAGGCAAACTACTCCTCAATATTGTTATCGGTGCTATGGAAGAAATTGTCAGCCCTCTTATTTTAGCCACCATGGCAGTGATCGCAGCCATTTTGCCTATGGCTTTTGTTGGAGGGCTAATGGGGCCTTATATGCGACCAATCCCAATAGGAGCAAGCGCCGCAATGATCTTTTCTATGCTGGTCTCTCTCTCTGTGACGCCATGGGCAGCACACCTTTTGCTCAAAAACATAAGAGAAGCTAAAGATAAAGGAGAAGATCTGTTGACGCGAATCTACCGTACTATCATGAGCCCACTTATATACAACGGCTTTATCCGCTTTCTTTTTCTTCTTTTACTTCTTGCTCTCCTTCTTGGCTCTATTGCTCTTATTCCTTTAAAAGTCGTTAGGGCTAAAATGCTTCCCTTCGACAATAAAAACGAATTTCAGATTATTCTCAACATGCCCGAAGGAACTCCTGTCGAGAAGACAAGAGAAGTACTTGAACAAATGGCTAAAGTTGCCTTGAATATCAAAGAAGTCAAAAATGTGGAGATCCAAGCTGGAACCCATTCCCCGTATAATTTCAACGGCCTTGTCCGACATTATTTTCTACGAGAAAACCCTTATCAAGGCGATCTCCAAGTCAACCTAGTTGATAAACACAAAAGAAAAAGACAAAGTCATGAGATAGCAGAAAGTATCCGCAAAGAAATTAATGCCATTGCTTGGAAAGAGAAGGCGCACGCTCAGGTAGCTGAAGTGCCTCCAGGGCCTCCTGTTCTATCAACTCTGGTATTAGAAGTATACGGTCCGGACTTTAAAGAACGAAGAGCTTTAGCACTCAAGCTAGAACAGCTCTTTAGAGATACAGCCGGAATTACTGATATTGCCACTTACGAAGAAGCCGATCGTCCTTTAGAAAAGCTAGATATAGACATCGTGAAATCTTCGCTCAATGGTATTTCTTCAGAGTTAATTGCTCAGTCCATCACAACTGCATTGCATGGCTCCAGTCCCGGGTTAGCTCACTTACAGGATGAACCCGAGCCAGTCGATATCATTGTCCGGCTGCCAAAAGAAGACCGATCCACAGACAATCCCTTCCTTTCCATTTCCCTACTTTCTAGATTCATGCGACTGATCCCAATCGACCATTTAGTCACCAAAGTGTTAGGCTATCAAAATCTTTCCATCTACCACAAAAACCTGATGCCGGTTTCTTATGTCCTTGCTGATGTCACTAACGAAGTGGGCAGCCCGGTTTATGCAATCATCGATTTTCAAAAGAAGTTAGAAAAAATTACAGGACCAGATGGCAAACCTTTGGAAATTCTTTTTACCCATCAACCTATTAATCCCCTTGCTTGGGGAGTAAAATGGGACGGGGAATGGCAGGTAACCTATGAAGTATTTAGAGACCTTGGCACAGCTTTCGCTATTGTTTTAGTCCTCATTTTCATTCTAGTTGTGGGTTGGTTTCAGTCTTTTAAAACACCTTGGGCTGTCATGCTGCCCATTCCCCTCTCTCTTGTGGGCATCCTGCCTGCTCATTGGCTTACCGGCATGTTTTTTACTGCTACCTCGATGATTGGTATGATTGCGGGGGCTGGAATCGTCGTTAGAAACGCCATTATCCTTGTTGACTTTATCGAACTGCGGCTGGCTCATGGAGATAAGCTAGAAGAAGCAGTCATCGAAGCTGGAGCAGTGCGTTTTAGACCCATGCTCTTAACCGCTTCTTCAGTGATCGTTGGCAGCTCGGTCATTCTGTTTGATCCCATATTCCAAGGGATGGCCTTATCCTTGATGGCTGGTGAAATTGCTTCCACCATTCTTTCCAGAACAGCTGTCCCGGTTTTCTATTACCTCATCATGAAAAAGCACAAAGGAGGAGAAAAAGAAAAGCCTTTGTCCAGACCGGCCGAAGCTAAAGCCTAG